One Ostrea edulis chromosome 2, xbOstEdul1.1, whole genome shotgun sequence genomic region harbors:
- the LOC125680605 gene encoding cholecystokinin receptor-like: MTMFYSCEINGKLFEPGSSYQTLTTKMENSSYLSDKLEKWNSELARGLTPNNVILSLYILTGLLGNSTVILIYRFKMRGNKEERYFIPFLATADLCGSLVCASFGIALNMMQAEFNNMHLCKAWWFFAAFTTFTSGFFLVIIAVQRYLKVCRPLAKQMTLKWKRFALSLSLLVAFIHAVPMVHFYGSVPFPNEEEGIVGLRCSRLKTTNETGSLIFGGALVLITVACIVTLICLYSKIGYTILAHFKFSKIDCKPDTSSEVEKTSKIDHSQVKIPSSNGPLSDTDDGTYSVETYNTELSESLPPQKFIKPTGKTLTTNTKRERKVNPYKSNAKRRKERLNLRVVHKFTLMFMLITIIFLICYIPKVIIMLLEARNSKFWEEFSDSARAGVLFVYRMYIINNITNPIIYAFLDEQFAKEIRSLFKHCK, encoded by the coding sequence ATGACTATGTTTTATTCCTGTGAAATAAATGGAAAACTATTTGAACCAGGAAGCTCATACCAGACATTAACAACAAAGATGGAGAACAGTTCGTATTTATCGGATAAATTGGAGAAATGGAATAGTGAGCTAGCACGGGGTTTAACCCCGAATAATGTGATTTTGTCTCTGTATATCTTAACTGGTTTGTTGGGAAATTCTACAGTGATTCTGATTTATAGATTTAAGATGAGAGGAAACAAGGAGGAGAGATATTTTATTCCATTCCTTGCTACGGCGGATCTATGTGGTTCATTGGTTTGCGCTTCTTTTGGAATCGCTCTCAACATGATGCAGGCCGAGTTCAACAACATGCACCTGTGTAAAGCTTGGTGGTTCTTCGCGGCGTTTACTACTTTTACGTCAGGCTTTTTTCTCGTGATCATTGCCGTGCAAAGGTATCTCAAAGTCTGCAGACCTCTTGCTAAACAAATGACACTGAAATGGAAAAGATTTGCTTTAAGCTTGAGCTTGTTGGTAGCATTTATACATGCTGTACCTATGGTTCATTTTTATGGATCCGTTCCCTTTCCTAATGAGGAGGAGGGGATCGTTGGACTACGGTGTAGCAGGCTAAAAACCACCAACGAAACAGGTTCTTTGATCTTTGGAGGAGCCTTAGTCCTCATAACAGTTGCATGCATTGTCACGCTAATTTGTCTGTATTCTAAAATTGGATACACTATTCTTGCACACTTCAAGTTTTCTAAAATCGATTGCAAACCCGATACCAGTTCGGAAGTAGAAAAGACCAGCAAGATTGATCACTCTCAGGTCAAAATCCCGAGTAGCAACGGGCCGCTTAGTGACACTGATGATGGCACTTACTCTGTCGAGACGTACAACACAGAATTATCCGAATCGTTACCTCCTCAAAAGTTTATAAAACCAACAGGAAAAACTCTTACAACAAATACAAAACGTGAAAGAAAAGTGAATCCTTATAAGTCAAACGCAAAACGGAGAAAGGAAAGACTCAACCTGCGAGTTGTACATAAATTCACTCTGATGTTTATGCTCATCACGATAATCTTCCTCATTTGTTACATCCCTAAGGTTATCATCATGTTACTAGAGGCCAGGAACTCGAAGTTCTGGGAGGAGTTTTCAGATTCTGCTAGAGCTGGCGTGCTCTTCGTGTATAGGATGTACATCATAAACAATATTACTAATCCAATCATTTATGCATTCCTGGACGAACAGTTTGCTAAAGAAATCAGGTCGTTGTTTAAACATTGCAAATAA